In Gemmatimonadota bacterium, one genomic interval encodes:
- a CDS encoding ABC transporter ATP-binding protein, whose product MAEVDRQRDGEQQGPGGMMMGGRRRMIMMGDDERARDIRGTTRRLLGYMRRYKGTLIGVVGLVVITTGLEVAGPYLMARAIDEYIAYSDLPGLFQITLLLAGVYVAMALTSWLQTFIMARVSQSSVRDLRQDLFDRLQVLPLRFFDRRASGDIMSRVTNDVDNISSVLSDSVTQLINSVLTLVGVSAMMFWMDWPLALISLLTFPLMASLTGQVAKRARRGFREQQAALGALNGMIEETIAAEQVVKAYGREQASIEAFEKFNNRLKYAGTRAQFFGTLMPPLTFFVNNMGLVIVAFAGGYMAVQGDVTIGVIAAFISYVRQFGRPLGQVANLYNSIQSALAGAERVFETIDEFPEAPDMPDAAALDQVRGDVVFDRVCFGYEKDVPVLKEVSLHARPGEKIALVGPTGAGKTTIVNLLTRFYDIDSGAIYIDGHDIRQVKREALRRQLGIVLQDTFLLSDTVRENILYGRLDASDEEVVDAAKLANADPFIHRLPQGYDTVLSERGGNLSQGQRQMLAIARAALADPSILILDEATSSVDTRTEMRIQQALLRLMEGRTSFIIAHRLSTIRNVDEILVIDDGQIIERGSHRALLEAEGFYYNLYMSQFKGEVTFV is encoded by the coding sequence ATGGCGGAAGTTGATCGACAGCGCGACGGTGAACAGCAGGGTCCAGGCGGAATGATGATGGGGGGGCGTCGCCGGATGATAATGATGGGTGACGACGAGCGGGCGCGGGATATCCGGGGAACTACCCGCCGTTTGCTGGGGTATATGAGACGCTACAAGGGGACTTTGATCGGGGTGGTGGGGCTGGTGGTGATCACAACGGGGTTGGAGGTGGCAGGTCCGTATTTGATGGCGCGCGCGATTGATGAGTATATCGCCTATAGCGACTTGCCGGGCCTTTTTCAAATTACCCTGTTGTTGGCGGGGGTGTATGTGGCGATGGCACTGACATCCTGGCTTCAGACGTTTATTATGGCACGGGTATCTCAAAGCTCTGTGCGGGATTTGCGACAGGATCTTTTTGATCGCTTGCAGGTGCTTCCGCTGCGGTTCTTCGACCGGCGTGCCAGTGGCGATATCATGAGCCGGGTGACCAATGATGTGGATAATATCAGCAGTGTGTTGTCGGATAGCGTGACGCAGTTGATTAATAGCGTGTTGACCCTGGTGGGCGTGTCGGCCATGATGTTCTGGATGGATTGGCCTCTGGCGTTGATTAGTTTGCTCACCTTTCCGCTGATGGCGTCTTTGACAGGGCAGGTCGCCAAACGGGCGCGCCGGGGGTTTCGCGAGCAGCAGGCGGCACTGGGTGCGCTCAATGGGATGATTGAGGAGACGATTGCGGCAGAGCAGGTGGTGAAAGCTTATGGACGCGAACAGGCTTCGATTGAGGCGTTTGAAAAGTTCAATAACAGGTTGAAGTATGCCGGTACGCGCGCGCAGTTTTTCGGGACGCTGATGCCGCCTCTGACCTTTTTTGTGAATAATATGGGTCTGGTGATTGTGGCTTTTGCGGGGGGCTATATGGCGGTTCAGGGCGATGTGACAATCGGTGTGATTGCCGCTTTTATCAGCTATGTGCGGCAGTTTGGACGGCCTTTGGGGCAGGTTGCCAATTTGTACAATTCGATACAGTCGGCACTGGCCGGGGCAGAGCGGGTTTTTGAGACTATTGACGAGTTTCCCGAAGCGCCCGATATGCCAGATGCGGCCGCGTTAGATCAGGTTCGGGGCGATGTGGTTTTTGATCGGGTGTGTTTTGGTTATGAAAAAGATGTGCCGGTGCTCAAAGAGGTGAGTTTGCACGCCAGGCCGGGAGAGAAGATTGCGCTGGTAGGACCGACGGGAGCGGGGAAGACGACCATTGTGAATTTGCTGACCCGGTTTTACGATATCGATAGTGGGGCGATCTATATCGACGGCCATGATATTCGGCAGGTGAAACGGGAAGCGTTGCGGCGGCAACTGGGTATTGTGTTGCAGGATACTTTTTTGCTGTCTGATACTGTGCGGGAAAATATCCTTTATGGAAGGTTAGATGCTTCGGATGAGGAGGTGGTTGACGCGGCTAAATTGGCCAATGCGGATCCCTTTATTCACCGTCTGCCCCAGGGCTATGATACGGTGCTTTCGGAACGCGGCGGCAATTTGAGCCAGGGACAGCGGCAGATGCTGGCCATTGCGAGAGCCGCGTTGGCCGATCCGTCGATTCTCATTTTAGATGAGGCGACGTCCAGCGTGGATACGCGAACGGAGATGCGGATTCAACAGGCGCTTTTAAGGCTGATGGAGGGGCGAACGAGCTTTATTATTGCCCATCGGTTGAGCACGATTCGCAATGTGGATGAGATTCTGGTTATTGACGATGGGCAGATTATTGAACGCGGTTCGCATCGGGCGTTGTTAGAGGCCGAGGGATTTTATTACAATTTGTATATGAGCCAGTTTAAGGGAGAGGTCACTTTTGTTTAA
- a CDS encoding zinc-binding dehydrogenase: MKKAILHGPRDLRIEEHPLDTSALGADDVWVETQISAFKIGTDRGNFEGADRVPGAPDYPRFVGDSNLGIVRGIGTEVTRFEVGDRVVATQPHQSEYIISQFGDIFKIPPDADDEDAVYAHLYALSAHCYHKALFRPGENVAVVGLGVLGLGAVALGPLFGARVVGLGNSSIRLDMAMRMGAHAAYLSDDPDLEEKLDAFTNGRGIDLVILTANPWPAFKTSVEIVRPNGRVSIVSLMGRGEPPLDFNPLAMEWFYAKGISLIAVHGEDAQLYPHADASGHLGHCDHVLSLMAEKKLQPSRLITHRLHYTEMVQAYEMAYAREKSMLGVIFNWRE, from the coding sequence ATGAAAAAAGCCATACTCCACGGTCCGCGGGACCTTCGCATTGAAGAGCACCCGCTTGATACAAGCGCGCTTGGTGCTGATGATGTCTGGGTTGAAACGCAGATCAGCGCGTTTAAAATTGGAACAGATCGGGGTAATTTTGAAGGCGCAGATCGCGTACCAGGTGCGCCGGACTATCCGCGATTCGTTGGCGATAGCAATCTGGGTATTGTTCGCGGGATTGGTACGGAGGTCACGCGTTTTGAGGTTGGCGATCGCGTTGTGGCGACTCAGCCTCACCAATCTGAATACATCATAAGCCAGTTTGGTGACATCTTCAAAATACCCCCTGATGCCGATGATGAAGATGCTGTGTATGCACACCTCTATGCGCTCAGCGCACATTGTTATCACAAAGCATTATTTAGACCCGGCGAAAATGTCGCCGTTGTTGGTCTGGGTGTTCTCGGCCTGGGGGCAGTCGCTTTAGGTCCTCTGTTTGGTGCCCGCGTCGTTGGACTTGGAAATAGTTCCATCAGGTTAGATATGGCAATGCGAATGGGTGCTCACGCGGCTTATTTATCAGATGATCCAGACCTCGAAGAGAAACTCGACGCTTTTACAAATGGAAGAGGCATTGATCTGGTTATTCTTACGGCGAATCCATGGCCGGCTTTCAAAACATCTGTTGAAATTGTGCGGCCAAATGGTCGGGTCTCTATCGTCAGTCTTATGGGGCGAGGCGAACCGCCGCTTGATTTTAACCCTCTGGCAATGGAATGGTTTTACGCCAAGGGGATATCTCTGATTGCCGTGCATGGCGAAGATGCCCAATTATATCCGCATGCCGATGCATCGGGTCATTTGGGTCATTGCGATCACGTTCTTTCTCTTATGGCAGAAAAGAAACTTCAGCCCAGCCGTCTTATTACGCACCGTTTGCATTATACGGAAATGGTTCAGGCTTATGAAATGGCCTATGCGCGTGAAAAATCTATGCTGGGTGTCATTTTTAATTGGCGGGAATAG